The genomic stretch GGGCGGCCAGGAGCGGCGCTTCACCGCCATGGCCGTGCGCGAGCTGTCCCGGCACCAGCGCTTGCTGGACCTGGCGGCCCGGTTGCTGGGCCACACCATGGGCAAAGTGGGGCTGACGGAGGACCAGGCGCTGGTGCGCTACGCCCTCTGGCGCCGCATCTTCTGTGGTGAGGGCTGGGCCCGCATCGGTCCCGAGGTCCGGCTGCCGGGGCCCGTGCGTCCGCGCACCATCAAGGACGACCTGCTCCAGCGCGTGGTGGAACAGCCGCTGCCGGAGGCGCCGCTCCCGGAGTCCCAGACGGAGCGGCTGGCCATCCGCTACTCGTTCCCCAACTGGTTGGTGCAGCGCCTGGCCCAGGTGTACCCGGAGGATGTGCTGGAAGGACTGCTGGCGTCGCTCGATGAGGAGCCGTCGCTGCACTTCCGCGCGCGGCCCCCGGGGACCCGGGACGCGGTGCTGGCGGCGCTGAAGGAAGAGGGCGTCAACGCCGAACCGGTGGCCGCGGCGCCGGATGCCGTGCGGGTGACGGACTCCAGCCACCGCGTCTTCGAGACTCGGATGATGAAGTCCGGCCGGCTCCAGGTGCAGGACGTGGGCAGCCAGCTCATCTCCGAGATGTGCCGTCCCCGGGAGGGCTCGCTGGAGGGCTTCACCGTGGCGGACGTGTGCGCCGGCGCGGGCGGCAAGACGCTGGCGTTGGCGGACTTCGTCGGGCCCCGGGGCAAGGTGCTGGCCGGGGACCGTTCGCGCCGTCGGCTGGCCGAGGCGCGTGAGCGCGTGCGTCACTTCTCCCTCCGGCAGGTCGCCTTTCCACATCCGCTTCCGCTGTCCGACGCGGACGTCCTTCTGATCGATGCGCCGTGCAGCGGCACGGGCTCCCTGGCGCGCGAGCCGGATCAGAAGTGGAAGCTCACAGCTCAGGAAATCGCCAAGTACCAGGCCACGCAGTCGGAGTTGTTGGATGAGGTGTCACGCCAGGCGAAGCCGGGTGCACTCATCGTCTATGCGACCTGCTCGGTGATGCCGGAGGAGGACGAGGCGGTGGTGGAGGCCTTCCTCGCGAAGCATCCGGACTTCACGCTGGAGCCAGTCGAAGACGTACTCGGCGCGGAGCGGGCGGCGCTCGCCGCGCAGGGGCCCTATCTGAAGGCGTTGCCTCCCAAGGTTCCCGGGGGAGGATTCTTCGCGGCCCGGCTGCGGAGGACAGGGGCGGGGCCGGGTTGACAGGCTCCGAGAGCGCACGCTACGCAATCGTTGATTTCTCAAGGAGTGTGACTGACTTGGCGGCCGACTCGAAGCAGTCCGAGGTGGTGAAGCAGATCAACGAGGCCTTCCAGGCGGCGCAGGACCGGTTGGCCCAGCTTCGCGAGGCGGTGGAGCGCAACACGGATCTGGCCCGGGCGAACGCTCGCACCACCGTGCTGAAGGATCAGAAGGAGAAGGCACTCAAGGAACTGGGTGAAGCCGTCTGGCGCCAGGTCCAGAAGGGGCGGCTGGACCTTCCGGCGGGTTTCGGCGTCGCGCTCAAGGCGGTGGAAGCAGCGGAGCAGGCGGTCGAGGCCCACGCGCGTGAGCTCACCGACCTCCTCCGGGAAGGGGAAGAAGTGGCGCAGCGGTTGAACGAACAAAAAAACGCACCGAAGCCTCAAAGAGTTCTGGTGCCTGGAGCGAAGAAACGGTAGAAGGCACCCACTTCGCCGGTCGGGCCGCTCCCCAAAGCGGCTCATCAGTAAAAGACGGGGCTATAGCTCAGCTGGGAGAGCGCTTGAATGGCATTCAAGAGGTCATCGGTTCGATCCCGATTAGCTCCACTCTGAAATGAAGAGGCCCGCCAGGGGAACCTGGCGGGCCTTTTGTTTTGAAGCGTAGAGAGTAGCCGCTTCGCCAGTCGGACCGCTCCCCAAGGCGGCTCAGCAGCAAAAGACGGGGCTATAGCTCAGCTGGGAGAGCGCTTGAATGGCATTCAAGAGGTCATCGGTTCGATCCCGATTAGCTCCACTCTGAAATGAAGAGGCCCGCCAGGGGAACCTGGCGGGCCTTTTGTTTTCCGCCGAGCCGATTACGCCTTGCCGGCGAAGATGGCCATCACGTCCTTGAGGAGCTTGATGGACTCCTCGTGCGGACGCTGGAAGGCGTTGCGGCCCATGATGGAGCCGAAGCCGCCGCCGGCGTTGATCTGCTTGATCTCCTCCAGGAGGGCGTCGGTGCCCTTGGCCTCGCCGCCGGAGAAGATGACGATGCGCTTGCCGTTGAAGGCGGAGCGGACGACCTCGCGGACGCGGTCCGCCATCGTCTTGGTGGGGATGCCGGCCTTCTCGAAGGCCTTCTTCGCCTCGGCCTGCTCGATGTGGTCCTGCGGCGGCTTCACTTTGATGACGTGGGCGCCGAGCTGGGCGCTGATCTGCGCCGCGTACGCCACCACGTCGATGCCCGTCTCACCCTCCTTGGACAGGTTGCCGCGGGGGTAGGCCCAGAGAACGGTGGGCAGGCCGTACGACTTGGCCTCGGCGATGATGTCGCGGAGGTCCTCGTACTGCTCGTTGCGCGCCCCGGAGCCCGGGTAGATGGTGTAGCCGACGGCGGTGCAGCCCAGGCGGACGGCGTCCTTCACGGAGCTCGTCACCGCGGACATGGGGTGGGGCACCTTGGCCAGGGTGTCGGAGTTGTTGACCTTGAGGATGAGGGGAATCTCACCCGCGTACCTGCCGGCCACCGCCTCCAGGAAGCCCAGCGGCGCCGCGTAGGCGTTGCAGCCCGACTCGATGGCCAGGTTGATGTGGTAGTCCGGGTCATAGCCGGCGGGGTTCGGACCGAAGGAGCGGGCCGGGCCGTGCTCGAAGCCCTGATCCACCGGGAGGATGACGAGCTTGCCCGTGCCGGCCAGCGTGCCGGTGTTCAGCAGCCGGGCCAGGTTGGTCAGCGTGCCGGGGTTGTCGGACGGGTACCACGACAGGATCTGCTTGACGCGATCGGTATGGGGCATGTGTGGGGATCCTCTGTCTCGGGAACACGGCGCAATCTGCTGCATGCGCCACGTCCTACCAACTCCTTTTCGCGCGCGAGTGTCACGGGTTCCACGACAGTGCACATCCCCCGTTCCTTTCGGCGCGGCCGTCCACAATCTCCGGCCGGTGCCATGGGACGAACAACACCGGTGACGGCCCGCTGTCGAACGGACATGCTGCGCCGCCGTGGGGTTCTCGGCTATGGGGAGCTACACAAGGCGGGTTGATGCGCAGACACCTGGATCATGGCGTGACAATGGCGCTGGTGCTCGTGGCGGGCGTTGCCGGAGCGCAGCTCACCCCCGGTTCGGTCGGGACGGGGAGCAGCCCTTCAACCGGCACCGGAAGCACGCCGGCCCCCTCCACGCCCGGCGCTACGCCAGCGCCGACGACGCCGGACCTGGGGACGCCGGGTTCCGACGCGCCGACGACGGTGCCTGACACTGGGGCGCCCGGAGGGACGCGGCCCACGCCGCGCGTGGGAACCGGGGGGAGGGAATTGCCGCCGAGTCCGCCGGGCATTGCTCCCAGCTCCATTGAGGAGACGCCGGGTTCCTCCCAGCGGGGGCAGGCCATTTCACCCGCACCAGTCTTGGAACCCTCCGCCGAGGCGGAGCAGGTGAAGGAGGGCGTGACGGATGCGCCGGACTCGGAGGAGAAATCCGCGCGGCGGGAGCCGCTGACGCTGGCGCAGCTGGTGACGCGGGCTCGCGAAGCGGACTCCCGGGTGGAGGAGGCGACGGCGGAGCTGCGCAAGTTCCAGGCGCTCTACCAACAGGCGCGGTGGGCCTGGTTCCCCAAGTTCGAAATCACCGTGGGCGCGGGAGGCCCCACGCCCGAGGCCCGCAACGACGGCCTGGGTGGACCGCCCACCACGGAGGCTACTTATAAAGGAGACCTGAACTTCGGCCGCGTCGGCGTGACGATGTTCTCCACCGGCAACGCGGTGCTGCCGCTCTACACCTTCGGCAAGCTGACGGCGCTGGAGAAGGCGGGCGCGCAGGGGCCGGTGCTGGGGGCCGCGCTCCGCGAGCGCACGCGCAACGAGGTCGGCTTCCAGGCCGCGCAGGCGTACTTCGGCTACCAGTTGGCGCGGAACGGGCTTCAGCAGATTGAAGAGGTGTCGAAGCGGCTGGAGGACGCTGGCCAGCGCATCGAGCGGCTGCTCAAGGAGGACTCGGGCCAGGTGTCCGCTGTGGACTCGTACAAGGTCCGCTTCTTCCGGCAGATTGTCGAAGCGCGCAAGGCGGAGGCCCTGCAGGGGCGTCAGTTCGCGCTCGCCGCCATCGGCCTGCTGGCGAACGTGGGGCCCGAAGACGCCGTCACCGTCGTGGAAGAAGACCTGGAGCTCAAAGAGGACGTTCCGGTGCCCAGCCTGGAGCAGGCTTTGGTGCGCGCGGAGCAGTCCCGTCCGGAATTGACGGCCGTCGCCGCCGGCATCGCCGCTCGCGAGCAGGAGGTCTTCATCCGCGAGCGCAGCTACTACCCGGACCTGGGTCTGGCCGGCTTCTACGATGTGCGCTTCACCACCAGCGCCACGCGACAGCGCACGCCCTTCGCGTTTGATCCGTTCAACGACCGCACCGCGGGCCTGGGCCTGGTGATGCGGGGGACGTTCGACATTCCCATCAAGGACGCCCAGCTCGAGCAGGCCCGCGCGGAGCTGGACAAGCTGCGCGCGCAGGAGAAGCAGATTCGCGCGGGCATCCGCCTGGAGGTCTCCAAGGTGCACGGCGAGCTGGTGTCCGCCTGGAGTCGCGCCCGGGCCTTTGGCGAGGCGGAGCGGAGCGCCCGCCGGTGGGTGACGGCCGCCTTCACCGCGTTCGACCTGGGGACCGGTGACACACGTGACCTGGTGGACGCTTTCACGGCCTATGCCCAGGCTTCAGGTGACAAAGGCAAGAGCTGGCACGACGTTCGGGTAGGTATGGCCGCCCTCGCGCGGGTAACCGGGGCGCCGCTGGCTCCGGGTGAATAACCATGCGCTCACTACAGTCTTCCCTGCCGTCCTTTCACTCGGAGCCCATTGAATGATTGCTTCCCTGCTTGCCGCCACCTTGCTTGCCGCCGCGCCCGGCCCACTGACGGTCGTCCAATCCGGGAATGCGGACGTGCAGAAGGCCGCCAACGCGCCCGGTGCCACTGCGCAGTCGCTCGCCACCGTCGTGGAGAAGTTCGTCGACTTCGAGGAACTGGCGAAGCGTGCGCTGGGTGACAAGACCTGGGCCGGCCTCCAGCCCGCCCAGCGCAAGGAGTTCACCGAGACGATGACGGGCCTGCTGCGCGCGTCCTATGCCCAGAAGGCCCTGGGGCAGGCGCAAGCGCAGGTGAAGTACGGCGAGGAGGGCGTCGACGGTAACGAGGCCTCCGTGGGCACCACGGTGACGGTGAAGAAGGACGCCGTCCCCGTCGAGTACCGCCTGTACCGCACGTCGGCGACCGGAGCGTGGCGCATCTACGACGTCATCACCGACGAAGTGTCCCTCGTGGACACGTACAAGGGGCAGTTCCGCAAGCTGCTCGCCGACAAGGGCTTCGACGGCCTGCTGTCCACGCTGAAGAGCAAGCGGACGCAGTTGGAGAAGGAGAACGCGGCGTCGGCCGAGAAGAGCGCGGAACAGACGGCGGTCCCCTGACGCCCAGCGCGGTCCGCGTCACGAGTCCAGGCCGAGGTACCCTCGAGGGTGCCTCGGCCTTCGTCTTTTCAGCGGCCGCCCGCCTCGCGGTATGCCGCCAAGGTGC from Myxococcus xanthus encodes the following:
- a CDS encoding RsmB/NOP family class I SAM-dependent RNA methyltransferase; translation: MLRGEPLKAALANALREANGLGGQERRFTAMAVRELSRHQRLLDLAARLLGHTMGKVGLTEDQALVRYALWRRIFCGEGWARIGPEVRLPGPVRPRTIKDDLLQRVVEQPLPEAPLPESQTERLAIRYSFPNWLVQRLAQVYPEDVLEGLLASLDEEPSLHFRARPPGTRDAVLAALKEEGVNAEPVAAAPDAVRVTDSSHRVFETRMMKSGRLQVQDVGSQLISEMCRPREGSLEGFTVADVCAGAGGKTLALADFVGPRGKVLAGDRSRRRLAEARERVRHFSLRQVAFPHPLPLSDADVLLIDAPCSGTGSLAREPDQKWKLTAQEIAKYQATQSELLDEVSRQAKPGALIVYATCSVMPEEDEAVVEAFLAKHPDFTLEPVEDVLGAERAALAAQGPYLKALPPKVPGGGFFAARLRRTGAGPG
- a CDS encoding class I fructose-bisphosphate aldolase → MPHTDRVKQILSWYPSDNPGTLTNLARLLNTGTLAGTGKLVILPVDQGFEHGPARSFGPNPAGYDPDYHINLAIESGCNAYAAPLGFLEAVAGRYAGEIPLILKVNNSDTLAKVPHPMSAVTSSVKDAVRLGCTAVGYTIYPGSGARNEQYEDLRDIIAEAKSYGLPTVLWAYPRGNLSKEGETGIDVVAYAAQISAQLGAHVIKVKPPQDHIEQAEAKKAFEKAGIPTKTMADRVREVVRSAFNGKRIVIFSGGEAKGTDALLEEIKQINAGGGFGSIMGRNAFQRPHEESIKLLKDVMAIFAGKA
- a CDS encoding MlaC/ttg2D family ABC transporter substrate-binding protein: MIASLLAATLLAAAPGPLTVVQSGNADVQKAANAPGATAQSLATVVEKFVDFEELAKRALGDKTWAGLQPAQRKEFTETMTGLLRASYAQKALGQAQAQVKYGEEGVDGNEASVGTTVTVKKDAVPVEYRLYRTSATGAWRIYDVITDEVSLVDTYKGQFRKLLADKGFDGLLSTLKSKRTQLEKENAASAEKSAEQTAVP
- a CDS encoding TolC family protein; its protein translation is MRRHLDHGVTMALVLVAGVAGAQLTPGSVGTGSSPSTGTGSTPAPSTPGATPAPTTPDLGTPGSDAPTTVPDTGAPGGTRPTPRVGTGGRELPPSPPGIAPSSIEETPGSSQRGQAISPAPVLEPSAEAEQVKEGVTDAPDSEEKSARREPLTLAQLVTRAREADSRVEEATAELRKFQALYQQARWAWFPKFEITVGAGGPTPEARNDGLGGPPTTEATYKGDLNFGRVGVTMFSTGNAVLPLYTFGKLTALEKAGAQGPVLGAALRERTRNEVGFQAAQAYFGYQLARNGLQQIEEVSKRLEDAGQRIERLLKEDSGQVSAVDSYKVRFFRQIVEARKAEALQGRQFALAAIGLLANVGPEDAVTVVEEDLELKEDVPVPSLEQALVRAEQSRPELTAVAAGIAAREQEVFIRERSYYPDLGLAGFYDVRFTTSATRQRTPFAFDPFNDRTAGLGLVMRGTFDIPIKDAQLEQARAELDKLRAQEKQIRAGIRLEVSKVHGELVSAWSRARAFGEAERSARRWVTAAFTAFDLGTGDTRDLVDAFTAYAQASGDKGKSWHDVRVGMAALARVTGAPLAPGE